In Bacillus sp. KH172YL63, one genomic interval encodes:
- a CDS encoding Na+/H+ antiporter NhaC family protein — protein sequence MNQEKGNLLALLPLIIFVSLFLGAGIISGDFYAFPVLVSIIIAAVAALLMNRKETLTAKIERFAKGAGHPDIMIMVFIFLLAGAFSGVAEKMGAVDATVNFALSVLPGNLVIVGLFMIAAFISLSMGTSMGTIAALAPIGVGISSGTDISMPLAMATVIGGAMFGDNLSFISDTTIAAVRTQKTEMKDKFKVNFFIVLPAAILTMVILFILTMGNSSSVGAEGFDWIKILPYLGVIIAALAGLNVFAVLFGGIILAGVIGFLDGSFTPSSYFGSVAEGMTGMAEIVILSILIGGVVELIRHNGGIQAILYQATRKIKSPQGAQFATAGLVSSTNLCTANNTISIIIAGPLAKTLSDQYGVDARKSASILDIFSCAVQGLIPYGAQALLVAEVAGISPVSIIPYAFYPILIAVCGLIAIQFALPKFTRKSAGEADAV from the coding sequence ATGAATCAAGAAAAAGGAAACTTATTGGCCTTATTGCCATTAATCATATTTGTTTCCCTGTTCCTCGGGGCAGGCATCATTTCAGGAGACTTTTATGCATTTCCTGTACTCGTATCCATCATCATCGCTGCTGTCGCGGCCCTGTTGATGAACCGCAAGGAGACGCTAACCGCCAAAATCGAGCGGTTCGCCAAAGGGGCCGGTCATCCGGATATTATGATCATGGTTTTCATCTTCCTGCTCGCAGGAGCATTTTCAGGCGTCGCAGAAAAAATGGGCGCGGTGGATGCCACCGTCAACTTTGCCCTCTCGGTGCTGCCGGGTAATCTTGTCATCGTTGGATTATTCATGATTGCTGCATTCATCTCCCTGTCCATGGGAACATCGATGGGAACGATCGCAGCCCTTGCACCAATCGGCGTCGGAATCAGCTCAGGCACCGATATTTCCATGCCCCTTGCAATGGCGACCGTCATCGGGGGAGCGATGTTCGGTGATAACCTGTCGTTTATTTCCGACACAACCATCGCTGCAGTCCGTACGCAAAAAACGGAAATGAAAGACAAATTCAAAGTCAATTTCTTTATCGTCTTACCTGCTGCAATCCTGACGATGGTAATCCTTTTCATCCTTACGATGGGGAATTCATCATCCGTAGGTGCTGAAGGATTCGACTGGATCAAAATCCTTCCTTACCTTGGTGTCATCATAGCCGCACTGGCCGGATTGAACGTATTCGCCGTCCTGTTTGGGGGCATCATCCTTGCAGGTGTCATCGGATTCCTTGATGGAAGCTTCACACCATCCAGCTATTTCGGAAGTGTGGCAGAAGGAATGACAGGCATGGCAGAAATCGTCATCCTTTCAATCCTCATCGGTGGTGTCGTCGAACTGATCCGCCACAACGGAGGCATCCAGGCGATCCTTTACCAAGCCACCCGCAAAATCAAGTCTCCACAGGGAGCACAATTTGCAACGGCAGGCTTGGTCAGCTCGACAAACCTTTGTACAGCCAATAACACGATATCAATCATCATTGCAGGACCGCTTGCCAAAACACTCAGTGATCAGTACGGCGTCGATGCCCGCAAATCTGCGAGCATCCTGGACATATTCTCCTGCGCCGTCCAAGGCTTGATCCCATACGGGGCACAGGCCCTGTTGGTGGCGGAAGTTGCCGGCATCTCACCGGTCAGCATCATCCCATACGCCTTCTATCCGATCCTGATCGCAGTCTGCGGCTTGATCGCCATACAATTCGCCCTGCCGAAATTCACCCGCAAATCTGCCGGTGAAGCGGACGCAGTTTGA
- a CDS encoding MFS transporter yields MERNVRNQILTLQGFYLLTFFGVGSLFPLLSVYLSESVGLNGYQIGTIMSVGPIMMIFFQPIWGMVSDATNRPTVVLGLTSFVAGIFALGYLFMDVYLGLLIVAILVAIFQSAIIPVSDSISLKYTGKVGYNYGNIRLFGSLGFGIAVYIMGRLSEGFIGPTVIFYSFFICLVISGFLSFRFPKERAAAKLDLKAGMKELFTLKKFLIFLAVTFLVFGPNLANNVYFGLFVEDSGGTYAGIGLAFLIAVLSEVPFMRIAGGWIDKFGLLTVAALAGTASMLRWLFYFTEPSLWLVYSSAVMQGLAIGLFIPAGLRYIKEITPAHITATAVTVYSAIGNGLGNWFSTFVGGFIYENYSIYTVYLFFAVLSLLGVFLCFVLMKEEKKNALAY; encoded by the coding sequence ATGGAAAGAAATGTGCGAAATCAAATACTGACATTACAAGGCTTTTATTTACTGACGTTCTTCGGAGTCGGCAGTTTATTTCCTTTACTCAGCGTATATTTAAGTGAAAGCGTCGGTTTGAACGGTTATCAGATTGGGACGATCATGTCTGTCGGTCCCATCATGATGATCTTCTTCCAGCCGATATGGGGAATGGTTAGTGATGCGACGAACCGTCCGACCGTGGTCCTCGGACTGACCTCTTTCGTGGCGGGGATCTTTGCACTCGGCTACTTATTCATGGATGTGTACCTGGGGCTTCTGATCGTGGCCATCCTTGTGGCCATCTTCCAGAGTGCCATCATTCCTGTTTCAGACAGTATCAGCCTGAAGTATACAGGCAAGGTCGGGTACAACTACGGAAATATCCGTCTGTTCGGGTCGCTCGGATTCGGTATTGCCGTTTACATCATGGGCCGGCTTTCTGAAGGATTCATCGGGCCAACGGTCATTTTTTATTCGTTCTTCATCTGCCTGGTCATCTCCGGCTTCCTGTCCTTCCGTTTTCCGAAAGAGAGGGCGGCTGCGAAGCTTGATTTAAAAGCAGGGATGAAGGAATTGTTCACGTTGAAGAAGTTCCTTATCTTCCTGGCCGTCACGTTCTTGGTGTTCGGTCCGAATTTAGCAAACAATGTGTATTTCGGCTTGTTTGTTGAAGATTCAGGCGGGACGTATGCCGGGATCGGCCTGGCCTTCTTGATTGCCGTCTTGTCGGAAGTCCCGTTCATGAGGATTGCCGGGGGCTGGATCGATAAATTCGGATTATTGACTGTCGCAGCGCTTGCAGGTACTGCTTCGATGCTGCGCTGGCTTTTCTACTTCACCGAACCCAGTCTATGGCTCGTCTACTCGTCAGCCGTGATGCAGGGCCTTGCCATCGGATTATTCATCCCGGCGGGCTTGCGTTACATCAAAGAAATCACGCCTGCTCATATTACGGCGACCGCGGTCACCGTTTACTCTGCCATCGGGAACGGATTGGGCAACTGGTTCAGCACCTTTGTAGGCGGCTTTATTTATGAAAATTACTCGATTTATACCGTTTATCTTTTCTTTGCGGTCCTGTCACTCCTTGGCGTATTTCTCTGCTTCGTCCTGATGAAGGAAGAGAAGAAGAATGCACTCGCGTATTAA
- the safA gene encoding SafA/ExsA family spore coat assembly protein, with protein sequence MKTKRSILIVLSSLVFGLSALPVASAQGPYSVKKGDTLWNISNRFQLSLSALINANPQLSDPDLIYPGQRIIIPSAVRGASVENRVTELANAEREKNGLPPLRLDPALSRVALTKSCDMRDRGYFSHKSPAYGTPGDMLKASRIPFSDATENIAAGQSTPEEAIGEWMESPVNRKQILTGSYTHLGVGYCRGGAYESYWTVLLIRR encoded by the coding sequence ATGAAAACGAAACGAAGCATTCTTATCGTCCTGTCGTCCCTGGTCTTTGGTTTATCCGCTCTGCCTGTGGCATCCGCCCAAGGTCCCTATTCTGTCAAAAAAGGAGATACGCTCTGGAACATTTCCAACCGCTTTCAGCTATCATTATCTGCATTGATCAACGCTAACCCACAATTATCGGATCCAGATCTAATCTATCCGGGACAAAGAATCATTATCCCGTCCGCTGTCAGGGGGGCGTCGGTCGAAAACCGGGTGACCGAATTGGCAAATGCCGAAAGGGAAAAGAACGGTCTTCCTCCCCTCCGGCTCGATCCGGCCCTCTCCCGGGTCGCCCTCACAAAGTCATGTGACATGAGAGACAGAGGGTACTTCTCACATAAGAGCCCGGCCTACGGCACCCCCGGGGATATGTTGAAGGCATCACGCATCCCGTTCAGTGATGCTACAGAAAATATCGCCGCCGGACAATCCACCCCGGAAGAAGCCATCGGGGAGTGGATGGAAAGCCCCGTCAACCGCAAGCAAATCCTCACAGGCTCCTATACCCACTTAGGCGTCGGATATTGCCGGGGCGGCGCATACGAAAGCTACTGGACCGTGTTATTGATTCGAAGATAG
- a CDS encoding DUF2187 family protein produces MDNTFVYSKENANLGDTVQFKRKKHVINGVVTTLRENTVIVKMDLEYAKKLDLPDDQTVVAHKNYVVIERADNDTQPVFVYDGWNSALKA; encoded by the coding sequence ATGGATAATACGTTCGTTTACTCAAAAGAAAACGCCAATCTCGGGGATACTGTCCAATTCAAACGGAAAAAGCACGTCATCAATGGTGTCGTCACGACCCTCAGGGAAAATACCGTCATTGTGAAAATGGATCTCGAATACGCCAAAAAGCTTGATCTGCCTGATGATCAAACGGTCGTGGCCCACAAAAACTACGTCGTGATTGAAAGGGCTGACAATGATACGCAGCCTGTATTCGTGTATGATGGGTGGAATAGCGCATTAAAAGCATAA
- a CDS encoding YqaA family protein — MSELIHAFEAWLLDYGVWGLILVSFADSSFFPIPPDVLLIPLAIANPEGALLYALYTTVASVIGALFGWLIGKKLGRPILVRLFSEERIQKVEEYFTKYGPMALLIAGLTPIPYKIFTIFAGVSGVKIRVLVIWSIIGRGIRFFLEAAIILTLGAKAKPFIEENFTFLTLAAGGVLIVIYLVYLFIKKKKQTP, encoded by the coding sequence ATTACGGGGTATGGGGCTTGATTCTCGTTTCTTTCGCCGACTCGTCATTCTTCCCCATCCCGCCTGACGTACTGCTCATCCCGCTCGCGATCGCCAATCCTGAAGGTGCATTACTTTATGCCCTTTATACGACAGTCGCCTCTGTTATCGGAGCACTTTTCGGATGGTTGATCGGTAAGAAGCTTGGACGGCCGATCCTGGTACGGTTATTCTCGGAAGAAAGAATTCAAAAGGTAGAAGAATATTTCACCAAGTACGGCCCAATGGCCCTGCTGATCGCCGGACTGACCCCGATTCCTTATAAAATCTTCACCATCTTCGCCGGTGTATCCGGGGTGAAAATCCGCGTACTGGTGATTTGGTCGATTATCGGAAGAGGGATCCGCTTCTTCCTGGAAGCAGCGATCATCCTGACACTTGGTGCAAAAGCAAAGCCATTCATCGAAGAGAACTTTACGTTCCTCACCCTTGCTGCAGGCGGCGTGTTGATCGTGATTTACCTTGTGTATTTATTCATCAAGAAGAAAAAGCAGACTCCTTAA
- the cls gene encoding cardiolipin synthase codes for MDILSTLPGVLFILNLVLASVIIFLERRDAGATWAWLMVLFFIPLLGFILYLIFGQNLSRKRLFDWDDMKKIGIENLIQGQIRSLKEHQFPFRNNISERYQDLIYMHLMNNDALLTQDNDLKLFTHGEDKFSSLLADFDAATDHIHIQYYIFKKDQLGRRILDKLIEQARQGVKVRVLYDEMGSRRTRMNFFKELLAAGGEVEVFFPSRIPFINLRLNYRNHRKLVIIDGKVGYVGGFNIGDEYLGLNPKFGYWRDTHLRVEGSSSLAMQTRFILDWNQASRSKKIAYDMRYFPLSSFKGQAGVQIVTCGPDSEWEQIKHGYIKMISSAKQSIYIQTPYFIPDVSLLDSLRIAALTGVDVRIMIPNKPDHLFVYWATYSYIGELLKAGVKIYIYENGFIHAKTIVADEEISSVGTANIDVRSFRLNFEVNAFLYDEALSRELGTAFRSDMEKARELTLDDYHNRSLMIKVKESVSRLLSPIL; via the coding sequence ATGGATATCCTATCCACCCTTCCAGGGGTATTATTCATACTTAACCTTGTCCTTGCATCCGTGATCATTTTCTTAGAGCGAAGGGACGCCGGCGCGACATGGGCCTGGCTGATGGTGCTGTTCTTCATTCCCTTACTGGGCTTTATCCTTTATTTGATTTTCGGTCAGAACTTAAGCAGAAAGCGATTGTTTGACTGGGATGATATGAAGAAGATCGGGATCGAGAACCTGATTCAAGGACAGATCCGCTCCCTGAAGGAACACCAATTTCCTTTTCGGAACAACATATCCGAGCGCTATCAGGATCTCATTTATATGCACCTGATGAATAATGATGCCCTCTTGACCCAGGACAATGATCTGAAGCTTTTCACTCATGGAGAAGATAAGTTTTCTTCACTGCTGGCAGACTTTGATGCAGCCACAGACCATATCCATATTCAGTACTATATTTTCAAAAAGGATCAGCTGGGCAGGAGAATCCTCGATAAGTTGATTGAGCAAGCCCGGCAAGGCGTGAAGGTCCGGGTTTTATATGACGAGATGGGCTCCCGCAGGACCAGGATGAACTTCTTCAAGGAACTTCTTGCGGCCGGCGGCGAAGTGGAAGTGTTTTTCCCTTCCAGAATTCCTTTTATCAACCTCCGCCTCAATTACCGCAACCACCGGAAGCTCGTCATTATTGACGGGAAGGTCGGATATGTCGGTGGTTTCAATATCGGGGATGAATACCTTGGGCTCAATCCTAAATTCGGTTATTGGCGGGACACCCACCTGAGGGTCGAGGGGAGTTCTTCACTTGCCATGCAGACCCGCTTCATCCTTGACTGGAATCAGGCAAGCCGCTCGAAGAAAATTGCATATGACATGCGCTACTTCCCCCTTTCTTCTTTTAAAGGACAGGCAGGGGTCCAAATTGTCACGTGCGGACCTGATTCGGAGTGGGAGCAGATCAAACATGGCTATATCAAAATGATTTCTTCAGCGAAACAATCAATCTATATCCAGACCCCATATTTCATCCCGGATGTGAGTCTGCTTGATTCACTGCGGATCGCTGCCCTCACCGGTGTCGATGTGCGGATCATGATCCCAAACAAGCCGGACCATCTCTTTGTCTACTGGGCGACCTACTCTTATATCGGGGAACTGCTGAAAGCGGGCGTGAAAATTTATATTTATGAAAATGGATTCATCCATGCGAAGACGATTGTGGCTGATGAAGAGATTTCTTCCGTCGGCACCGCCAATATCGATGTCAGAAGCTTCCGCCTGAACTTTGAGGTAAACGCCTTTTTATATGATGAAGCACTTTCGAGAGAGCTCGGGACGGCGTTCAGATCCGATATGGAAAAAGCCCGTGAACTGACGCTTGATGATTATCACAACAGGTCATTGATGATCAAGGTGAAGGAATCGGTTTCCAGGCTGCTGTCTCCCATCTTATAG
- a CDS encoding alanine/glycine:cation symporter family protein, translating to MDILNGLVNEANSILWGYVLIGLLLILGLYFTIGSKFVQIRHFKEMVRLLGDKDVVEAEGDKSISSLQAFFIGAGTRIGTGNLAGVAIALAIGGPGAVFWMWLVAILGGASAFVESTLAQIYKEKDTVGFKGGPGYYMKKQLGKPWMSSIFAVTIILSFGTTFNAVQSNTIATAFSNSFGINTFVIGLVLAGLTALIIFGGVQRIASFSSFIVPIMAGFYILLALFVVITNITEMPGVIALIFKSAFGFEQVLGGGIGAAIMNGVKRGLFSNEAGMGSAPNAAATASVSHPVKQGFIQALGVFFDTLLVCSATAFIILTSDAYGSGLTGIELSQAAMSEHFNSWAGIFLAIAIFTFAFSSIIGSYYYGEANLPFINKSKTGLLIYRFIALGMVVFGSVASLDIVWSLADFSMALMALTNLIAIGILAPIAFKALDHYMQQRRQGLDPVFYADDIPGLKGVESWPVREKEIRKKAVNE from the coding sequence ATGGACATTTTAAATGGATTAGTCAATGAAGCGAATTCAATATTATGGGGATATGTGCTCATCGGCCTGCTCCTCATTTTAGGTTTATATTTTACAATCGGATCGAAATTTGTTCAGATCCGCCACTTTAAAGAAATGGTTCGCCTTTTAGGCGATAAGGACGTAGTAGAAGCTGAAGGGGACAAGTCGATTTCATCCCTGCAGGCGTTTTTTATCGGGGCAGGTACCCGGATTGGTACAGGTAATCTGGCCGGGGTGGCCATTGCCTTGGCAATCGGGGGACCTGGAGCGGTCTTCTGGATGTGGCTCGTTGCCATCCTCGGCGGAGCAAGTGCATTCGTCGAAAGTACGCTTGCCCAGATTTATAAAGAAAAGGATACAGTAGGATTTAAAGGTGGCCCGGGCTACTATATGAAGAAACAGCTGGGGAAACCGTGGATGAGTTCAATTTTCGCCGTCACCATCATCCTTTCTTTCGGGACAACCTTCAATGCAGTGCAAAGTAACACGATCGCAACCGCTTTTAGCAATTCATTCGGAATCAATACATTTGTCATCGGACTCGTATTGGCCGGTTTGACTGCCCTGATCATTTTCGGCGGGGTTCAGCGGATCGCCAGCTTCTCATCTTTCATCGTTCCGATCATGGCAGGATTTTATATCTTACTGGCACTGTTTGTCGTCATCACGAACATCACTGAAATGCCTGGCGTCATCGCCCTTATTTTCAAAAGCGCATTCGGGTTTGAACAGGTTTTAGGCGGCGGGATCGGAGCCGCGATCATGAACGGGGTCAAGCGTGGACTGTTCTCCAATGAAGCAGGTATGGGTAGTGCACCGAATGCTGCCGCTACTGCATCGGTTTCCCACCCTGTCAAACAGGGCTTCATTCAGGCGCTTGGCGTATTCTTTGATACGTTACTCGTTTGTTCCGCCACTGCGTTCATCATCCTGACATCAGATGCGTATGGTTCTGGACTGACAGGAATCGAATTGTCACAGGCAGCCATGTCTGAACACTTCAACTCATGGGCAGGCATCTTCCTGGCGATTGCGATCTTTACCTTCGCCTTCAGCTCCATCATCGGAAGCTACTACTATGGTGAAGCCAATCTTCCTTTCATCAACAAAAGCAAGACCGGACTATTGATCTACCGTTTTATCGCACTTGGCATGGTGGTCTTCGGATCGGTTGCCAGCCTTGATATCGTCTGGAGCCTGGCTGACTTCTCCATGGCGCTCATGGCATTAACCAACCTGATCGCGATCGGCATCTTGGCACCGATTGCTTTCAAAGCACTCGACCATTACATGCAGCAGAGACGCCAGGGTCTGGATCCCGTATTCTATGCAGACGACATCCCCGGCCTGAAGGGCGTCGAAAGCTGGCCGGTGCGTGAGAAGGAAATCCGTAAAAAGGCGGTAAATGAATAA
- a CDS encoding Lmo0850 family protein — protein sequence MVKENDRFKKVITKLSNVGVNISKTKSRREILHSLKQYQPLPKTLTQDS from the coding sequence GTGGTAAAGGAGAACGATCGCTTTAAAAAAGTGATAACGAAATTATCAAACGTCGGTGTGAATATTTCCAAAACAAAGTCGAGACGTGAAATCCTTCATTCACTAAAGCAGTATCAACCATTACCGAAGACGTTAACCCAGGACTCTTGA
- a CDS encoding diacylglycerol/lipid kinase family protein: MTQYSDVLLVCNGKAGQGTLEVLLKDAVPPLLEICNNLIIHSTKEKGDAEKVCRETGSDYELVVIMGGDGTIHEAINGLAALERRPLVGLIPGGTCNDFARSLHIPMNVGQAVRLITERPFEKEIDIVKTDDRYFSNFWGTGLISQTSDNIDVGSKSVLGKLSYYISAFQTIQDSPILDVKVTTEREVVEEEVVMLLVANGRSIGTNPLPVSIDMDDGLMDIYVVKKSGFPLLKEFLVIKSTGNISEQYDDIMHIQAEEAHIELGQNEKLDMDGELYEGSRQSLKVLQKHLRFVVGSLE, from the coding sequence ATGACACAATATTCGGATGTTTTGCTCGTTTGCAATGGAAAGGCAGGTCAAGGGACGCTGGAGGTATTGCTGAAGGATGCCGTCCCGCCCCTCCTTGAGATCTGCAACAATCTGATCATTCACAGCACAAAGGAAAAGGGGGATGCGGAGAAAGTTTGCAGGGAAACCGGCAGTGACTATGAGCTTGTCGTAATCATGGGTGGCGACGGGACGATCCATGAAGCGATCAACGGGTTAGCGGCACTGGAACGCCGCCCCCTCGTTGGCCTCATCCCCGGAGGGACATGCAATGATTTCGCCAGGTCCCTTCATATCCCGATGAACGTCGGACAAGCCGTACGCCTCATTACGGAACGCCCTTTTGAAAAGGAAATCGACATCGTCAAGACTGATGACCGGTATTTCAGCAACTTCTGGGGGACAGGACTGATTTCCCAGACGAGTGACAACATCGATGTTGGCTCCAAAAGTGTACTCGGCAAGTTGAGCTACTATATCAGTGCGTTTCAAACGATCCAGGACTCGCCTATCCTGGACGTGAAAGTCACGACAGAGCGTGAGGTAGTGGAAGAAGAAGTGGTCATGCTCCTGGTGGCCAATGGCCGGTCGATCGGTACCAATCCGCTGCCGGTCAGCATTGATATGGATGACGGGCTGATGGATATTTACGTTGTGAAAAAAAGCGGCTTCCCGCTGTTAAAGGAATTCCTCGTCATTAAAAGCACCGGAAATATAAGCGAACAGTATGATGACATCATGCATATCCAAGCGGAAGAAGCCCATATCGAGCTCGGGCAGAATGAAAAGCTTGATATGGATGGAGAATTGTATGAAGGAAGCAGACAGTCATTGAAAGTGCTGCAAAAGCATCTGCGATTTGTGGTGGGCAGTCTGGAATAA
- a CDS encoding YpbS family protein: MSVHKEISKHSNKQNQLVQQFMRLDGEREMAIDEAVQLCKAGKPFTTDRINLVTNEINALARQGVVPQRKLVTDDMVKEYVNKLI; encoded by the coding sequence ATGAGTGTGCATAAAGAAATTTCCAAGCATTCTAACAAACAGAATCAGCTTGTCCAGCAGTTCATGCGGTTGGATGGAGAAAGAGAGATGGCGATCGATGAAGCCGTTCAGCTTTGCAAGGCCGGAAAGCCGTTTACGACCGACCGCATCAACCTGGTGACAAATGAAATCAATGCCCTTGCCCGTCAAGGCGTTGTTCCGCAAAGAAAGCTTGTCACCGATGATATGGTGAAGGAATATGTTAATAAATTAATTTAA
- a CDS encoding CBS domain-containing protein: MQVRDIMSTNVEAATNQDSLESVASKMSSRNVGSIPVVENGQVVGMITDRDIATRGLSQGAQGNLSQIMSQQVVTVSPDASVEEASALMSQHQVRRLPVVEQGQLVGMLALGDLAVQQQSDQSAGTALSGISQNHLR; the protein is encoded by the coding sequence ATGCAGGTACGTGACATTATGTCGACAAATGTTGAAGCAGCCACTAACCAGGATTCACTTGAAAGCGTCGCTTCAAAGATGAGTTCGAGAAATGTCGGCTCCATACCCGTCGTTGAAAACGGACAGGTTGTCGGGATGATTACAGACCGTGATATTGCCACCCGGGGACTCAGCCAGGGTGCACAGGGGAATCTCTCTCAAATCATGTCCCAGCAAGTCGTGACCGTATCTCCGGATGCGTCCGTCGAAGAAGCATCTGCCTTGATGTCTCAGCATCAGGTGCGCCGCTTGCCGGTCGTTGAACAGGGACAGCTTGTCGGGATGCTCGCGCTCGGGGATCTGGCAGTACAGCAGCAATCAGATCAAAGTGCCGGCACCGCCCTTAGCGGGATTTCACAAAATCACCTGCGCTAA